One genomic window of Aethina tumida isolate Nest 87 chromosome 3, icAetTumi1.1, whole genome shotgun sequence includes the following:
- the LOC109597042 gene encoding acanthoscurrin-1-like: protein MAHKLIISVLLLACLAAAIVEASPILGLGGGGGFGGGGGFGGFGGGGGFGGGLGLGGLGGGFGGGFGGGRFGGFGGGFGKGFGFGK, encoded by the exons ATGGCACATAAG ctaATTATTTCCGTTTTATTACTGGCTTGTTTAGCCGCCGCTATAGTTGAAGCCTCACCCATACTTGGTCTTGGAGGAGGCGGTGGATTCGGTGGCGGTGGTGGTTTCGGTGGTTTCGGAGGAGGCGGCGGTTTCGGAGGTGGTCTTGGACTTGGAGGCTTAGGAGGAGGCTTTGGCGGTGGATTTGGAGGCGGACGTTTCGGAGGTTTCGGAGGTGGATTTGGCAAAGGATTCGGATTcggaaaataa